In a genomic window of Chryseobacterium sp. G0162:
- a CDS encoding response regulator transcription factor, with the protein MKILIIEDHKELAANTIDYLKKEDYICEVASTAKEALEKIELFEYDCILLDLMLPDGNGLEILRQIKNDLPQASVIIVSAKNSLDTKLTGLDDGADDYITKPFSLPELHSRIKAVLRRKTPETNRLLIFNEITVDLESKECKINGQLVNFTKKELHLLIYFINNQNRMLSKQAIASHLWGDYTYSVDNIDFVYQHLKNLRKKILDVGGRDYLHTVYGLGYKWIDQ; encoded by the coding sequence ATGAAAATCCTTATCATAGAAGACCATAAAGAACTTGCAGCGAATACTATAGATTATCTCAAGAAAGAAGATTATATCTGTGAAGTAGCCTCTACCGCAAAAGAGGCTTTAGAAAAAATTGAACTTTTTGAATATGATTGTATTCTTCTGGATCTTATGCTGCCTGATGGTAATGGACTGGAAATTTTAAGACAGATCAAAAATGATCTTCCACAGGCAAGTGTGATTATAGTTTCAGCAAAAAATTCGTTGGATACAAAATTGACCGGATTAGACGACGGGGCTGATGATTATATAACCAAACCTTTTTCTCTTCCTGAGCTTCATTCGAGAATCAAGGCTGTTTTGAGAAGAAAAACTCCTGAAACCAATCGCCTTCTCATTTTTAATGAAATTACAGTAGATCTGGAATCCAAAGAATGTAAAATTAATGGACAGCTAGTTAATTTTACTAAAAAAGAATTACACCTTCTGATCTATTTTATCAACAATCAAAACAGGATGCTTTCAAAGCAGGCGATTGCAAGCCATCTATGGGGAGATTACACCTACAGTGTTGATAATATAGACTTTGTTTACCAGCATTTAAAAAACCTACGCAAAAAAATTCTTGATGTGGGAGGACGGGATTATCTTCATACGGTGTACGGATTAGGCTATAAATGGATTGATCAATGA
- a CDS encoding DUF2157 domain-containing protein yields MKNIQREDLQILSRHSNLSEEDLKTLLEDNIYSSEEAWQKFLKLFLISLGIGFTVSGIIFFFAYNWADLPKFAKIGLTEVLVIAATVFALLPKINNNTRNIILTGASALVGVLFAVFGQIYQTGADAYDFFLAWTIFITLWVIISDFAPLWLLYVVLINTTLILYSNQVAKDWDDSIIILLLFVLNAAILIGSILLSHYKKLSIPNWFTNILSLAVVSVSTFGLCLDFVDSHRTLLSFLIPLSIVTYTLGIWYGFKTKNSFYFAIIPLSIVIIICSLLFKIGDNEAIFLLVFFFVIVSITFIIKNLMNLQKKWKNEK; encoded by the coding sequence ATGAAAAACATACAGAGAGAAGACCTTCAAATCCTCAGCCGGCACAGCAACCTGAGTGAAGAAGATCTCAAAACATTACTTGAAGACAATATTTACAGCAGCGAAGAAGCATGGCAAAAATTTCTTAAATTATTTCTTATCAGCCTGGGAATCGGGTTTACCGTATCCGGGATTATTTTCTTCTTTGCTTATAATTGGGCAGATCTGCCAAAATTTGCTAAAATCGGACTTACGGAAGTACTGGTTATTGCAGCTACTGTCTTCGCATTATTGCCTAAAATTAACAACAATACCAGAAATATTATTCTCACTGGTGCCTCAGCCCTTGTAGGAGTTTTATTTGCTGTATTCGGTCAGATTTATCAAACCGGTGCAGATGCTTATGACTTCTTTCTGGCATGGACTATTTTTATAACACTTTGGGTCATTATATCAGATTTTGCTCCTTTATGGCTACTGTATGTGGTTTTAATCAATACCACTCTTATTTTATATTCAAATCAAGTGGCCAAAGACTGGGATGACAGTATTATTATTCTTTTACTTTTTGTTCTTAATGCAGCTATTTTGATAGGCTCGATCCTCCTTTCTCATTATAAAAAACTCAGCATCCCCAATTGGTTTACCAACATTCTATCTCTGGCCGTTGTGAGTGTATCCACCTTTGGACTTTGTCTTGATTTTGTTGATAGCCACAGAACATTATTATCCTTTTTAATTCCACTTAGCATTGTTACCTACACTTTAGGAATCTGGTACGGTTTCAAAACAAAAAACAGTTTTTATTTTGCCATTATTCCGTTGAGTATTGTCATTATTATCTGCTCTTTGCTATTCAAAATAGGAGATAATGAAGCCATATTCTTATTGGTTTTCTTCTTTGTCATCGTGAGTATCACGTTCATTATTAAAAACCTGATGAATCTTCAAAAAAAATGGAAAAATGAGAAATAA
- a CDS encoding TonB-dependent receptor plug domain-containing protein encodes MKKTIYTICFLSGVLAFSQEVKNDTLSSSGTKELQEIIVKAQRKKQFADKAVYTFDKEALEKARYAKDLLGTLPELQLDPVSNTIMSTKGGTTLFLINGVEATDLQIRSIAPGEVVKVEYYDIPPARWATRSDTVVNILTRSTETGYVFGAEESSALNTGFVNASAYANYTKGKNDIGFEYSINLRDYTDRRVNSIYDYQLDGRHYRSNEDRKDHFGYTFQSVALRYTRLVADDYAFQAKLNMDIFSRFSKGTGQSVFTVDNTGEEHSMFKNNGSDYVIPKLDLYYSKKLGVKDELSINVVGSDYTTNTSETAKEWVTGTGLSVYENDMILKAKQTSFVGELAHVHDFAAGKLSSGYRISRSSIANDLNNLSGYSQYKVTYLEQYFYTEFAGKIDKFSYRIGAGLTNIHNKSAENTFDEWSFTPKIVLAYQLKNNQSLRFTSSYKPISPWSNALSSNVVQLAPNIVQKGNPFLTSQQKWTNSLTYSLNNKYFDFNANIFYSYTDRVINQYYVLDDVFGGYALTYENGKYAQQYGVQLTGSYKPFGNNFLVLKVVLTPTSEMVKTSSGAVIKNDYLGNNFVLASEYKNFSLQYQFNIPTYSLSGAFLNTNENKNNIFISYKHKNLTFSTGMYWIGMPSEYKTKSLSESLVDYKIHTQIMNNKSMFVLGLSYDFSKGKKTEIQKKLNNDTAPAATF; translated from the coding sequence ATGAAAAAAACGATATATACCATTTGCTTTCTTTCCGGAGTTCTGGCTTTTTCACAGGAAGTAAAAAATGATACCTTAAGTTCTTCCGGGACAAAAGAACTGCAGGAAATCATTGTAAAGGCACAACGTAAGAAACAGTTTGCTGATAAAGCGGTATATACTTTTGATAAAGAAGCATTGGAAAAAGCACGGTATGCAAAGGATTTGCTGGGTACACTTCCGGAACTGCAGCTGGATCCGGTTTCCAATACGATCATGAGTACAAAAGGGGGAACTACCTTATTTCTAATCAATGGAGTTGAAGCTACAGACCTTCAGATCAGAAGTATTGCTCCTGGTGAAGTGGTAAAAGTGGAGTATTATGATATTCCACCGGCACGATGGGCAACAAGATCAGATACTGTTGTTAATATTCTGACCAGATCTACTGAAACCGGTTATGTTTTTGGAGCAGAGGAGTCTTCAGCATTGAATACAGGTTTTGTTAACGCATCTGCCTATGCTAATTATACAAAGGGTAAAAATGATATAGGTTTTGAGTATTCCATTAACTTAAGGGATTACACAGACAGAAGGGTGAACAGTATCTACGATTATCAATTGGATGGCCGGCATTACCGCTCTAATGAAGACAGAAAAGATCACTTTGGATATACTTTTCAGAGTGTAGCATTACGATATACCCGTTTGGTTGCTGATGATTATGCTTTTCAGGCAAAGCTGAATATGGATATTTTCAGCCGGTTTTCAAAAGGAACAGGACAAAGTGTTTTTACGGTCGATAATACTGGTGAAGAGCATAGTATGTTTAAAAATAATGGTTCTGATTATGTAATTCCTAAGCTGGATCTTTATTATTCTAAAAAACTAGGAGTAAAAGATGAGCTGAGTATTAATGTTGTAGGCTCAGACTATACAACCAATACTTCGGAAACCGCTAAAGAATGGGTGACAGGAACTGGTCTTTCTGTGTATGAGAATGACATGATTTTGAAGGCAAAGCAGACAAGTTTTGTAGGTGAACTGGCACACGTTCATGATTTTGCAGCAGGAAAACTTTCGTCAGGATATCGTATCTCCAGATCTTCAATTGCCAATGATCTGAATAATCTTTCCGGCTATTCTCAATATAAGGTCACTTATCTGGAACAATATTTTTACACTGAATTTGCAGGAAAAATAGATAAGTTTAGCTATCGTATCGGAGCAGGGCTGACTAATATCCACAATAAAAGTGCAGAAAATACCTTTGATGAATGGTCTTTTACTCCCAAAATAGTATTGGCTTATCAGCTTAAAAACAATCAGAGCCTTCGTTTTACGAGTAGCTATAAGCCCATAAGTCCATGGAGTAATGCGCTCAGCAGTAATGTGGTACAGCTGGCCCCCAATATTGTGCAAAAAGGGAACCCTTTTCTTACATCCCAGCAGAAATGGACCAATAGCCTGACCTATTCATTGAATAATAAGTATTTTGATTTTAATGCCAATATATTCTATTCTTATACAGACCGGGTTATTAATCAATATTATGTATTGGATGATGTATTTGGAGGATATGCGCTTACTTATGAAAATGGAAAATATGCGCAGCAGTATGGAGTTCAGCTTACAGGTTCTTATAAACCTTTTGGGAATAATTTTTTGGTGCTGAAAGTAGTGTTAACTCCTACTTCAGAAATGGTGAAAACAAGTTCTGGAGCGGTGATTAAAAACGATTATCTCGGCAATAATTTTGTGCTGGCTTCAGAGTATAAAAATTTTTCTCTTCAGTATCAGTTCAATATCCCGACGTATAGCCTTAGTGGAGCTTTTCTGAATACGAATGAAAACAAGAATAATATTTTTATCAGCTATAAACATAAAAATCTGACGTTTTCTACTGGGATGTACTGGATAGGCATGCCTTCGGAGTATAAAACAAAAAGTTTATCTGAGAGTCTGGTGGATTATAAGATTCATACCCAGATTATGAACAATAAATCAATGTTTGTACTGGGATTAAGTTATGATTTTTCTAAAGGAAAGAAAACAGAAATTCAGAAGAAACTGAATAATGATACAGCTCCGGCTGCTACTTTTTAG
- a CDS encoding sensor histidine kinase — translation MNLSFRFARAFTTLVFFVLITGFAILYFAFERATMQSAILKLEDLNAYVTNKLEQDPNYDYLTAHHRQTRVKILPSTSQNTKEKIIEEKYIWNKSIQSYINRITVITYPVIHQKKHAITSVRYITIIENNFLISIIMVVAWIMVFLIILTIIVSVLVSKKILEPFYHAMDEIKKFSLKDSRSMNLMKTQTEEFKSLNTFLIKMSESSKKDYHLLEELSENTSHELQTPLASIKGKIELLMDSELSENQLITLSSMNDELDRLSSINQSLILLAKLDHFEKKDVHLINFSELLKERLHYFEDLFEIQNLTLTKEIQEEVFIDFDKNLATIVINNLINNSKRHNIHHGKISVVLTKTYLQISNTGNPPTVSTDELFKRFRRGNPNQNSIGIGLALVRKILEIYNDEISYHFENNLHTIKIIFSKQIPD, via the coding sequence ATGAATTTAAGTTTCCGTTTTGCCAGAGCATTTACCACCTTGGTATTTTTTGTCCTTATTACCGGCTTTGCTATTCTTTATTTCGCCTTTGAAAGAGCAACTATGCAATCTGCCATTCTTAAGCTTGAAGATTTGAATGCATATGTAACTAACAAGCTAGAACAAGACCCAAACTACGATTATCTTACAGCACATCATCGGCAAACCCGTGTAAAAATTCTTCCCTCTACTTCCCAGAATACAAAGGAAAAAATTATTGAAGAAAAATATATCTGGAATAAAAGCATCCAGTCTTATATCAACAGGATTACGGTGATTACATATCCCGTAATTCACCAAAAAAAACACGCCATAACAAGTGTGCGGTACATTACGATTATTGAAAACAATTTCTTGATCAGTATCATTATGGTTGTCGCATGGATTATGGTCTTTCTTATTATCCTCACTATTATTGTGAGTGTTTTGGTTTCCAAAAAAATTCTTGAACCTTTTTATCACGCAATGGACGAAATCAAAAAATTCAGTTTGAAAGACAGCCGGTCCATGAATCTAATGAAAACCCAGACAGAGGAATTTAAATCATTGAATACCTTTCTCATAAAAATGTCCGAAAGCTCTAAAAAAGATTATCACCTGTTAGAAGAACTATCAGAAAATACTTCCCACGAACTGCAGACTCCTTTAGCTTCTATCAAAGGAAAAATAGAACTATTAATGGACAGTGAACTTTCGGAAAACCAGCTTATCACACTTTCTTCAATGAATGATGAACTGGACAGACTCTCATCTATCAACCAGTCTCTTATCCTTTTGGCCAAACTGGACCACTTTGAAAAAAAAGATGTACACCTGATCAATTTTTCAGAATTACTGAAAGAAAGACTGCATTACTTTGAAGACCTGTTTGAAATTCAAAACCTTACACTGACAAAAGAAATTCAGGAAGAGGTATTTATTGATTTTGATAAAAACCTGGCAACCATTGTTATCAATAATCTCATCAATAATTCTAAAAGACACAATATACATCATGGTAAAATTTCTGTAGTCCTCACAAAGACTTATTTACAGATTTCAAATACCGGAAATCCACCTACTGTTTCTACGGATGAATTATTTAAAAGATTCAGGCGTGGAAACCCCAATCAAAACTCTATTGGGATCGGATTGGCACTTGTAAGAAAGATTTTGGAGATTTATAATGATGAAATCTCTTATCATTTTGAGAACAACCTGCACACCATAAAAATCATTTTCTCAAAACAAATCCCTGATTAA
- a CDS encoding DUF4401 domain-containing protein, protein MRNKENIIELMNHLRTVSNKEIHFDEEAIMADYQEKDTNHQSLSIKILSIFGGIMACLAFLGFVFMMQIFDSQIGAGILGVICIAGSSLISRISGKTIIDTLSVSFFITGFSLLGLALSTEGDTIYPVFIALALCTLFLVQSYILSFISILIINGSIFALAQVNHIYHLTSAIIILQTIFTTYLFLQESKIITKSKVLSKLYDPIRTGMIFSFILTLAFLGFGSFFRVTEYYYDWIPSVMIVITILYVISLLFKTLQVTNTLYKIAIYALTVLVLSPTLLTPTIAGAILIMLLSFYTHYKTGFVLSIIALICFIGRFYYDLQFTLLTKSILLFGSGIFFLAMYFFAHKKLTAHEKI, encoded by the coding sequence ATGAGAAATAAAGAAAATATCATAGAACTCATGAATCATCTTCGTACAGTAAGCAACAAAGAGATTCATTTTGATGAAGAAGCAATTATGGCTGATTATCAGGAAAAAGATACTAATCATCAATCATTATCTATTAAAATATTATCCATTTTTGGAGGAATAATGGCCTGTCTTGCTTTTTTAGGTTTTGTTTTCATGATGCAGATTTTCGATTCACAAATAGGAGCAGGAATATTGGGAGTCATCTGTATTGCCGGATCTTCTTTGATCAGTAGAATATCCGGAAAAACCATCATAGATACCCTGAGCGTCTCTTTTTTCATTACCGGATTTTCACTGCTGGGTCTTGCCCTCTCTACGGAAGGGGATACTATTTATCCTGTATTCATAGCCCTTGCATTATGCACTTTATTTTTGGTACAAAGCTATATTCTTTCCTTCATTTCCATATTAATTATCAACGGAAGCATATTTGCATTGGCTCAGGTCAACCATATTTATCATTTAACCTCTGCAATTATTATACTTCAGACGATCTTCACTACTTATCTGTTTCTTCAGGAATCAAAAATAATAACCAAAAGCAAAGTTCTATCTAAATTGTATGATCCGATTCGTACAGGAATGATTTTTTCATTTATATTGACCCTTGCATTTTTGGGATTTGGATCTTTTTTCCGTGTTACAGAATATTATTATGACTGGATACCGTCTGTTATGATTGTCATAACAATACTTTACGTGATATCTCTCCTGTTCAAAACATTACAGGTGACTAATACACTCTATAAAATCGCTATTTATGCATTAACGGTTCTGGTTTTATCACCCACCTTATTAACACCAACCATTGCGGGAGCTATTCTCATAATGCTGTTAAGTTTTTATACCCATTACAAAACCGGATTTGTTTTATCCATCATTGCCTTGATCTGCTTTATCGGAAGATTTTATTATGACCTTCAATTTACATTGTTGACCAAATCCATACTTCTGTTTGGATCCGGGATTTTCTTTTTGGCAATGTATTTCTTCGCTCACAAAAAACTGACAGCTCATGAAAAAATATAA
- a CDS encoding T9SS type A sorting domain-containing protein → MKKSILFLLGTSAMFSAQITLTKASHDPILNDIVDNKLVTGTVDNSAIGANVVFSNGSLTLGTALPMNYTAPTGTEISTFPGSTIKMSDGTNTIFYKASPTKLEITGVINPQVTLNLSMDNGTYINYPTTFGPAQNDTAKGTFTASLASGICVGTLSTQADAYGTLILNGQTYNNVLRVKFVQNFNLHLPIDITFTNPLGSVTNTAYSYYDATHRYPLLSATTVNLSVPGLGINQTTSSAAALNITTLGVNNIIKKENFSIYPNPAQDFIRVKGNTDQYLKANIYSLDGKLIKTTDLNSGNIQISELPPASYFIEVSGKNHETKKNIKFIKK, encoded by the coding sequence ATGAAAAAATCTATCCTTTTTCTATTGGGAACTTCTGCAATGTTTTCAGCTCAGATCACGCTTACAAAAGCATCCCATGATCCTATTCTCAATGATATTGTTGATAATAAACTTGTTACCGGAACTGTGGATAACTCTGCAATCGGAGCCAATGTCGTCTTTTCAAACGGCAGTCTTACCTTGGGAACTGCTTTACCTATGAATTATACAGCACCAACCGGTACTGAGATTAGCACTTTTCCTGGGTCTACTATTAAAATGTCTGATGGAACCAATACTATATTTTATAAAGCTTCTCCTACAAAGCTAGAAATTACAGGAGTTATAAATCCACAAGTCACTTTAAATTTAAGTATGGATAACGGAACTTATATCAATTATCCTACCACCTTCGGACCCGCACAGAATGATACTGCCAAAGGAACTTTCACCGCTTCTTTAGCCAGCGGAATATGCGTAGGTACCTTATCTACACAGGCTGATGCTTATGGCACATTGATTTTGAATGGCCAGACTTATAACAATGTCCTTAGGGTAAAATTTGTACAAAATTTTAATTTACACTTACCTATCGACATAACATTTACTAATCCTTTAGGCTCTGTTACCAATACCGCCTATTCGTATTATGATGCCACCCACAGATATCCGTTGCTTAGCGCTACTACCGTCAATTTATCAGTACCTGGATTAGGGATCAATCAGACGACTTCAAGTGCGGCAGCATTGAATATTACTACACTAGGAGTAAATAATATAATTAAAAAAGAAAACTTTAGTATATACCCTAATCCTGCACAGGATTTTATCAGGGTTAAAGGAAATACAGATCAGTATTTAAAAGCGAATATTTACAGCTTAGACGGAAAACTTATCAAAACAACTGATCTCAATTCCGGAAACATACAGATCTCAGAACTTCCACCAGCGTCCTATTTTATTGAAGTAAGTGGAAAAAATCATGAAACGAAAAAGAATATAAAATTTATCAAAAAATAA
- a CDS encoding DUF3575 domain-containing protein codes for MKKVILFIPFLLFAVFQAQENQNVSNEKMNIIKTNVTAYAFRNINLSYERAFNQWFSLNIGFGTMPEGKVPFINAFLKDNDEKRFENLKVKATNFTIEPRFYIGKGFGKGFYFAPYYRYSDVSSNTFDFYYDYNGPNGITYQIPLKGQGNTKGNSGGLMVGVQFFLTRSQNLVLDFWIAGAHYGSGKGDFTMTSDYVLTPDMQAQLKKEIENLDIPFVKYTVETNANGAKIKVDGPWAGFRSGLSLGYRF; via the coding sequence ATGAAAAAAGTAATCCTATTCATCCCATTCCTTCTGTTCGCTGTATTTCAGGCACAGGAGAACCAGAACGTTTCGAATGAAAAGATGAATATCATCAAGACGAATGTTACTGCTTATGCATTCAGGAATATCAACCTGTCTTACGAACGAGCTTTTAATCAATGGTTTTCCCTAAATATTGGCTTCGGAACCATGCCGGAAGGAAAAGTACCTTTTATTAATGCTTTCCTGAAAGATAATGATGAAAAAAGATTTGAAAATCTAAAGGTAAAAGCTACCAATTTCACCATTGAACCAAGATTTTATATTGGAAAAGGGTTCGGTAAAGGATTCTATTTTGCTCCGTATTACCGGTATTCTGATGTTTCTTCCAATACCTTTGATTTCTACTATGATTATAATGGTCCGAATGGCATCACCTATCAGATTCCATTGAAAGGCCAGGGAAATACTAAAGGAAATAGTGGAGGACTTATGGTAGGAGTACAGTTTTTCCTTACCCGAAGCCAGAATCTGGTACTGGATTTCTGGATTGCCGGAGCCCATTACGGAAGTGGAAAAGGTGATTTTACAATGACTTCAGATTATGTTCTTACTCCGGATATGCAAGCCCAATTAAAAAAAGAAATAGAAAATCTGGATATTCCATTTGTGAAATACACAGTAGAAACCAATGCTAACGGAGCCAAAATAAAAGTAGATGGACCATGGGCCGGTTTCAGAAGCGGACTTTCTCTGGGATATAGATTTTAA
- the ribB gene encoding 3,4-dihydroxy-2-butanone-4-phosphate synthase — translation MEKLLEQFGATSKERVEKALSTLQQGKGILLVDDENRENEGDIIFPASTITEQDMALLIRECSGIVCLCISEEKSKHLNLRPMVENNNSKNQTAFTISIEAREGVESGVSAKDRVTTIRTAVATDAIAEHIASPGHVFPLIAKKDGVFDRRGHTEGSVDLVKMANLGDDAVLCELTNEDGSMARLPEIVDFAIKKGMSVVTIEDIHAYRTMIMSN, via the coding sequence ATGGAAAAATTATTAGAACAATTCGGAGCAACCTCCAAAGAACGTGTAGAAAAAGCACTTTCAACATTACAACAGGGAAAAGGTATTCTTTTAGTAGACGATGAAAACCGTGAAAACGAAGGTGACATCATCTTTCCCGCTTCCACTATTACAGAACAGGATATGGCACTTCTGATCCGCGAATGCAGCGGGATCGTTTGCCTATGCATTTCCGAGGAAAAAAGCAAGCACCTGAACCTTCGTCCGATGGTGGAAAATAACAATTCAAAAAATCAAACAGCATTTACCATTTCTATTGAAGCCAGAGAGGGCGTAGAATCCGGAGTTTCAGCAAAAGACCGTGTAACAACCATCAGAACAGCTGTTGCAACAGATGCTATCGCTGAGCATATTGCAAGTCCGGGACACGTATTTCCTCTGATCGCTAAAAAAGATGGAGTATTTGACAGACGTGGACATACAGAAGGAAGTGTAGATCTTGTAAAGATGGCTAATCTTGGTGATGATGCCGTACTTTGTGAACTGACCAATGAAGACGGTTCCATGGCAAGACTTCCGGAAATCGTAGATTTTGCAATCAAAAAAGGGATGAGCGTGGTAACCATTGAAGACATCCACGCCTACCGTACAATGATTATGAGTAACTAG
- a CDS encoding porin: MKKLLIIFSVMVIQNIYSQDTVNIKKNPMENTSEKSPLEVGELKIKLNSKGDQWLKFGISSQIWLRSIENNPGTSVNGVPQEQTYDAGIRRMRLTIQSQLTPFYSVFLQMGINNQNFISGGGTGTGNNGAGKKASFFFHDAYNELAIIPRNNFQTGKPNKNNLYLGAGLHSWNGVSRLTSASTTKMLAGDIPIFNFPSIEIADQFSRQLGVFIHGEFDRLNYRFSINKPFATNLKPVVGGPAVDNNQSGKLSYSGYAFYQFFNKETTVTSFLPGNNLAVKKVLNIGAGFYTSKDATQSQPSENTFESHPANIFGADIYSEIPLGNKNKEMGLTLYSVYYNYNYGPNHLRMSGLLNPGTPDQTFTGQRALEGAGNNRVLMGTGNIWFSQAGFVIPKFSKVLKIQPFFNYALKNMEALNQSGSYYDIGANFYLYGQNARIVAQYSSRPLYDITSKTIFDRKGEFLLSLQIVL; this comes from the coding sequence ATGAAAAAATTGCTCATTATTTTCAGTGTAATGGTCATACAAAACATTTATAGCCAGGATACGGTTAATATCAAAAAGAATCCTATGGAAAATACTTCAGAGAAAAGCCCTCTGGAGGTTGGAGAGCTTAAAATAAAGCTCAATTCCAAAGGTGACCAATGGCTTAAATTTGGTATTTCCAGCCAGATCTGGCTTCGAAGTATCGAAAATAATCCAGGCACAAGCGTCAATGGAGTGCCGCAGGAACAAACTTATGATGCAGGAATCCGGAGAATGAGATTAACGATTCAGAGTCAACTGACTCCTTTTTATTCTGTTTTCTTACAAATGGGGATTAATAATCAGAATTTTATTTCAGGTGGAGGGACCGGAACCGGTAATAATGGAGCCGGAAAAAAAGCATCCTTTTTTTTCCATGATGCCTATAATGAATTGGCTATTATTCCAAGAAATAATTTTCAGACTGGAAAACCCAATAAAAATAATCTCTATCTGGGAGCGGGTCTGCATTCCTGGAATGGGGTGAGCCGTCTTACCAGTGCCAGCACAACCAAAATGCTTGCAGGAGATATTCCTATTTTCAATTTCCCATCCATTGAAATTGCAGATCAGTTTTCAAGGCAATTGGGAGTCTTCATCCATGGAGAGTTTGACAGACTTAACTATAGATTCAGCATCAATAAACCTTTTGCCACGAACTTAAAGCCAGTGGTTGGAGGGCCTGCAGTAGACAATAATCAAAGTGGAAAATTGTCTTATTCAGGATATGCCTTTTATCAGTTCTTTAATAAAGAAACTACCGTCACCTCTTTTTTACCAGGAAATAACCTTGCAGTGAAAAAAGTCCTGAATATAGGCGCTGGTTTCTATACCAGTAAAGATGCTACACAAAGCCAACCTTCAGAAAATACTTTTGAATCTCATCCCGCCAATATTTTTGGAGCTGACATTTATTCGGAAATACCTTTAGGTAATAAAAATAAAGAAATGGGACTCACGCTCTATTCGGTATACTACAATTATAATTATGGACCCAATCACCTAAGGATGAGCGGACTCCTTAATCCCGGAACTCCGGATCAGACATTTACCGGTCAGAGGGCATTAGAAGGAGCAGGAAATAACAGGGTTTTAATGGGAACAGGAAATATCTGGTTTTCACAGGCGGGCTTCGTTATTCCAAAATTCAGTAAGGTTTTAAAAATTCAGCCCTTCTTCAACTATGCCCTGAAAAATATGGAAGCCCTTAACCAAAGCGGAAGTTATTATGATATAGGTGCCAATTTCTATTTATATGGTCAAAATGCAAGAATTGTTGCTCAGTATAGCAGCCGACCCTTATATGATATCACATCTAAAACTATTTTTGACAGAAAAGGTGAATTCCTTCTGTCTCTGCAAATCGTACTTTAA
- a CDS encoding DUF2200 domain-containing protein, which produces MQNTRIFTTAFASVYPHYIQKAEKKGRTKSEVHEIIHWLTGYNEQGLQEQLDNKNDFKTFFEQAPQMNPNASLIKGVICGYRIEEIEDELMRNIRYLDKLIDELAKGKKMEKILRE; this is translated from the coding sequence ATGCAGAATACAAGAATCTTCACCACAGCTTTTGCCAGTGTTTATCCACATTATATTCAAAAAGCAGAAAAAAAGGGACGGACAAAATCTGAAGTTCATGAAATTATTCACTGGCTGACAGGCTATAATGAACAAGGACTTCAGGAACAACTGGATAATAAAAATGATTTTAAGACTTTTTTTGAACAAGCTCCTCAGATGAATCCTAATGCATCATTAATCAAAGGAGTTATTTGCGGATATCGTATAGAGGAAATAGAAGATGAACTGATGAGAAATATCCGCTATCTGGATAAGTTGATTGATGAACTGGCCAAAGGAAAAAAGATGGAAAAAATATTAAGGGAATAA
- a CDS encoding GDYXXLXY domain-containing protein, which yields MKKYKWLIIIFNLVLLLVYFNYSVMEKETLLKNGQPILLKLAPVDPRSLMQGDYMTLRYDISNTVNAEKIPKRGYCVVKLDPQGVAQRVRFQKDATPLKAGEYLIKYSSPDDWRINIGAESFFFQEGQAEKYNKAAYGGIKTDKDGNSLLIGLYDEQLKQIK from the coding sequence ATGAAAAAATATAAATGGCTTATCATCATTTTCAACCTTGTTCTTTTATTAGTCTATTTCAATTATTCAGTGATGGAAAAAGAGACTTTATTAAAGAACGGACAGCCTATCTTATTAAAATTAGCACCTGTAGATCCCCGTTCACTGATGCAGGGCGATTATATGACCTTACGATATGATATTTCCAATACTGTTAATGCTGAAAAGATTCCAAAACGCGGTTACTGTGTTGTAAAACTTGATCCGCAAGGCGTTGCTCAACGGGTTCGTTTTCAAAAAGATGCCACTCCATTGAAAGCAGGCGAATACCTCATCAAGTATTCTTCACCCGACGATTGGAGAATTAATATCGGAGCAGAATCTTTCTTTTTCCAGGAAGGACAGGCAGAAAAATATAATAAAGCCGCCTATGGAGGAATAAAAACAGACAAAGACGGAAATAGTCTGCTCATAGGATTATACGATGAACAGCTAAAACAGATCAAGTAA